From the Candoia aspera isolate rCanAsp1 chromosome 3, rCanAsp1.hap2, whole genome shotgun sequence genome, the window CCTTGATAATATTCAAGGCAGGAGAATTGTTAAAAGAACCAGAAGTGGATATTTCTACATCCTTGCCCGTTTCTTCAGATATTTTCTCAACAGCCACTCTATTACAAATACTGTCTTTGCTGCTTTCGAATCTCTCTTGAGTAGCCATAGAATAttctgaattcttttttcttttcttttgtttttcttccatcttGGAAGTATGTAGCAATCTTGTAGGCTGACCGCATGAGCATTGCTCTAAGCTTTTTTTATGAAGAAGTTCTTTCGGCTggatttttccttttctaaaaggATGTAAATTTAACTTTACAGTTAATGAATTTggtattttcatgtttattttatagttttgaaTAAGTTCATTCTCTTTTTCCCCATGAGGACCCATGAGAGGGGAAGATGgtttcctttctttaatttttgCTTCTGAATCACTAAGTAATCTTGCCCAAGAAGGAGATTGATTTCTTTGAATCTGCTCATGGCATCGTTTGTTCTGAGGAAATCTCTTTTCACTTAAGCCACTGGTTGTCACATTCGCCCTCTTTATAGTTGCCAGATCAGGTATGTAAAAACTAACCTGTTTGGGCTTCTTGATTTTCTTGATTGTTGGTAATAATGGTATATCTGCAGCATTCACACAGTAGCCTCCTGATCTTGTGCCCTTAGCTTCACTCTGTTCTGCCTCCAGTCTTATGCTTTTGCCACAGTTCTGTTCCTTTACTTTTGGGTAGTCTTGATTTTTATCACAGTCTATGTATTTACAGATAAAGAGGTTGTCTAGCTGTGGAGAAATATTCCTGCTTCTTGCTAAGAATCCACATTGTGATCTGTGGCTTTCTAATGCTGCTTGCGCACAGTGTTCCTTTGACTCTTCTGGTGTATCTGTTGCTGATGACAAGGCTGTAATTAGATGCCTTTGCTTGTAAGACTTAAAGCAGCCATCATACTCCgtctgagagagagactgacacAATTCATTTGCTAAACATTCCCCAAGCTTCTCCTTTGCCAAAGCATGGGCAGGCCTTGAACATCTTCCTTGCAGTGTGTCACTTCTGATTCCTGCTAAATAGCAAATGTTGAAACTTAACACATGTAGAGGGAGTTTTCATACACTGATTAAGCAGATGTTTGGAACGCCTTTACCAATGATGCCCTCCCCCGCAAAAATACCTTCTCTGGAACAACTGGctaatctctctcttcctctgcaaAATACAGTCACCTGAAGAAGTGCTGACTTATGCATTCATTCAGAGAGAACATTCCTTTAACATCTGAAGTGAGTgtttggaaattttaaaaaaaattcccttcaccAGAATTAATCTATCATGTATGAGTTATACAAGATAACAATATGGTAATTTCTGGATATCAAAGATGTAGCTGGTTAGTTGACTCTGTTGTTATTTACTGAGTATAAATCAAACAAGTCTCTGAActctctatttcagtgtttctcaaccttggcagcttgaagatgtgtggacttcaactcccagaattccccagcagcatggctggctggggaattctgggagttgaagtccacacatcttcaagctgccatggttgacaaacactgctctattttctactccagccccccccccttttttttcttagcCTACCTCTTATACGTCTCTGAGCTTTTTccactcccttcctccttccctcttttttaCTTCAATCAACCACTTCCACATTTTCCTTGTTCCCTTTTTATAACACCTCTTGCCAGTGATTATCAGGCTTTGTCCTCCCCATTCACCAACTATCACTCATTAGCCTCATCTGTATGATGCAGAGCTGTTACCCCAACTGAAAgtgcttttctctcttcctctgacCTCATCACCCCTCAACCTTTCTATGCCAGGAGTCTGCTCTCTTCATCAAACTTCAACTATCTTTTGGTACTTTTGTCAGAGATCCAGAATCAAAGGGAATGGCCGAATTGGTACATTTCATGTATCTATTTGACAGCTCTGTAGTAAACTTCATTTTATGTCTGTGTAGCTACTAACAATGTATTTAGTCCCACACATCAAAATCATAGTTCCACTGCAGATAGGCTATATTGGCATGAGAGCTAATCACATCTCTGGCTTCTGAACTCTCTGAGTTCCCTTGTTCAAATGTTCTTGGATCATATGAGCCATAGACTCCAGCTTTCATTTCTCTGTTACAAGATGTTGTGTGTAAGAGATCAACTAGGACAATAATCAGTAAAGACTAAGGAGTTTTCCCATTTTCTCCCTCTGGAAGAGAACTTACCTTGATTGAAATTTGCATCATCTTTTAATCTTGCATTTAATGAATCTTCCTCAAATTGCCCAGAGTTTTCTGAATGTTGAGTTCTTTGGAAATGTTTTTGAAGTGGTAACTCTGTTTCATTAGTCACTGCTATATTCCCAGAAGATTTTTGAGGGAAAGACTGAAGTAATCTACACTTAAGGCataagaaatgattttttttcataggCTCATTCTCACTTTGAATGCTTCCAAACGGGATTTTTAGGCCTGTGCACTTACACTCTGGCTTTATTGTTTCTTGATGACTATTTTTCTGTAAATATGGCATTTCCTCACCTGCCCCCAATCTCGACataacttttatttcattttcccaaGTTAAGTGGCAGTTACAGTATCCCTTAGTGAGGTAATTTCTTGACTCATGACCACATTGGGATTCATCTAGGACTCTGCAACAGCAATTTTCCGAAGGGTGTTCATTTGCTTTGCCAGGCTGAAGTTTCCTGTTAAAGAAGGCTAAAACTAGGCAAGTGAGACCAACACCTCCTGTAACAAATAGAAGGTTTATCAAGATTTTAAAGTAAGATAAGTAAAGGTGTTCTCATTAGACATTAAAATACAGCTGTAATAAAACAACATAACTAATGTGATTATCCTGCAATATGAGATTATTGAATATAGAAGAAGAGGAGAGTTGCATAGGGACCCAATTAAATCACCCCATATTTTTATGTCTATATTTAAGTCAATGATTTTGCATAGAATATTTTTCAAGGATTAAATGAAATCTATAATGCATAGAAATACATGGCCATGAAACATTCTCCTGCCCTGCTAGTTTTATACAACCTTTTTGAAGCATGCCAATTAATCTGAGCTCTTTTACAGGTTTCAGTAATGTACAAGTAGGACTGTGAAGTAAGTAACACAAGCAAAAAGGAGGAACTTCAGCTTTTTTATGTATATAGATGGTTTACTATTCCAAATAAAAAGCTACTAAACTAACAGGTTCTATTTGGCTCCAGGGGTGGGGGAGATATCATTTATCAATTTATTCAGCATcctcataactttttttttaatcttggctGCCTCCCTTCCACGCGCGACATGTGCTTAATATTTCTTAGTTTGTGAAATGAAATAAGATGAGAGCCTAAGATGGTATAGCTTCAGGCAATGATACAGCCTCAGGCAAGCCTTTCgattctaaaaaaatatttttagatgttTCTTTTTAAGGACAGAGATTACTGTATTGTCAGCTCAGCAGTGCTGAGGGTCATGTCAAAGAAGCAACTAATCCACCATTCCAAAAGAATGAAATACATCCTATCCCAGGTGCAGGAAAGGGCACTGTTCAATAAGCATATGAGAGATGATTCCTGTAGCATGTTGGAAGCCAACAGTTACAAATATCTTGTTCAAACAATTAGACTACATGAACAGCGTAACATGAACAGCGTAACACAGGATCAGACTGTGAACTCTCCTGTTCAGCTTATGAAATGAGAAATCGTAACTCAGAAGAACAGCAGAACAAATCCACTATGTTGACTTCATCGGTATAGCTTGTTGTGAACACACATATGTATTTACTGGGCCTCCAACGATACTATAACAATAATTAATCTGCATGGAGCTTTTTCAGTTGTCATTTGGAAATCTCTTAAATTAAACTGCAATAGTAGGGTAGAAACACTCCTtacagaacaaaaaagaaaaaaacagaaatattggATGGAACAGAATCTACACAGAATAAACCAACACTGGCTGCAGGCAGCTTGCTGCCTCAGCAGCAATGtctagggggagggggaggtgtcCAAAAAGTTAAAATGACAATGCTGACCTCACAGTCAAAGGGGAAAGCTGGCATGTTGCAAAACGGCAGCCTCCAggatcatctatctgtctatgcGCCCAAATGGGCCTCATAGGTTTTCTTAAGCAATACAATTATGGCCAGCTGCAGCTGAGTGTTTTGTTTGCCAGTATCCCCATGTGCCCACAAAACAGCAAAAAGTAGCCATAATATAGAGCATTGTATGGGAGAGGAAACTCCAGGAGTGGCAGGTACTGTAGTTTTCTAGCACATTGCTGTTATGAGAGTAgttattccccacccccacccccaacagccattttgtgaatgggcaagtcCTCCTATCCGAATTTCCTATATGCAAAAAGATTATGCAAAGCCTGCTTTGGCTTTTGGCAGTTGTGGTCACAACACATCTGGATGACCACCTGGTTAGGGAAGATTGATCTTGATACTTGTTAGGAGTCAGAGATTCTATGCCTTGCCCTATGATTTTTTAACTTCATAAACAGTGAAGAATgccaacataaatataaaataaactgaGGACTGAGCAAGCAAAATTCTGTTAAGGGAATCATTACCTACAAAGGAGAAGACTGCTACCAATGCAGTGTTTCGTCcataattctttctctctccttttagaATTCTGGGTGGTTGTTTCAGTGCAGATTTACAGTTGACCTCTGTGAGCTCAAGCAGGTTTGTTACTGATGGGTTTTCAGAAGCCCTGCAGTTCATGTTTTCAGGATTTCTGAGTATTTTTGATGAATTCACATATTTCCTTAGAAAGGAAGCTAAATCATAAAGTTTGCATGTGCAGTTCCACCAATTCTGATCCAAGCTAAGAAGTTTTAATTGACTAAGTGGAGAAAATGTGTCAGGGATAAGAGCTAGCCTGTTTCTAGAAAGGTCTATTTCCATCAGTTGAAGCAGGCCATGGAAGGCTCTTTTTTCAATAgtgttaataaaattatttgataaATCCAGGATCCTGAGGTTGCCAAGGTTTGCCATCTCAAAGCTGTCAGCATTGATGCTAGTAAGCTGATTTCCATTTAAATGGAGTCTAATAAGAGCCTCTGTGTTCTTGAACCAGGTCCCATGAATGGTactcaaaatgttgttgcttaGCACCAGCACCTGAAGCTTCTGAAGTTCGTGAAATGTGCTGTATGTGATAGAAAAGCTTGATATTTGGTTCTGGTCCAGAAGTAAAGTCTTCAGTGTTCTAAGGCCAAGGAAGGCATCATCACTAATTGTTTTAATCCCATTAGTACTGAGGCTTAGTAAAGTTGCATTAAGCAGGAAGGAGAGGTTAAACCCTTCTACTGAAGTGATACTTCCATCAGTAACAATCAAAGCTTGGGTAGATACAGGAGCAGCTATAAGAAAGGAATAGAAGCATAATTATACTTCTATATGCATATAAATTTGTAATTCACATCCTCTGCTTTAATGCTAGTCATTTCTTGCAGGTTAAAGGAAGATGGGGAAAAGGTAAGAGTAGAACTGGGAAATAAAGAAACATGGAATTTGAGATTTAGGTCAGGTTGGGAATAATTTATGTATAAGTAGCTACTTAATAATATTGTATACAAATAGAGCAAGATGGCCAGATATGTCCCTATCAGCATTCAGTACGCTAATACGTCATAATTACAAAAATACTGTGTTTGTAAAACACAGTATTTCTAGGCCTcatatctttaaatatttttgaaaatgcagtataaaaatgtaaaaacatcCATAACTAAAAGACTAGTAAAATCAGTTCCAAAATTTGTCTTTGCTATGTAATCTAAGTTCAGCAAATGATCggtaccttgtcgtggtgctggagcttgagcacctcaatgacgccatgagctaaaccgtgaagggccacccaagaagggaaggtcatgacagagaggtcagattaaatgcaatccctggggaaggtaatggcaacccacaccagtattcttgccgtgaaaactcaatggatcagtacaaccagcgagatgtcggtataccatcgaaagatgagacccccaggtcggaagatggtcaaaatgctactggggaggaacagaggatgagttcaactagccacagacgtgatgacgcagctagctcaaagccgaaaggacagctagcggccgacggtgctggtggtaaacggtgaatccaatgttctaaggatcaacacaccattggaacctggaat encodes:
- the LRRC53 gene encoding leucine-rich repeat-containing protein 53, whose amino-acid sequence is MKKAETKSALLILLAMLIHLIAPCPSSCMVCAEDVTLCQGLTYILAAPVSTQALIVTDGSITSVEGFNLSFLLNATLLSLSTNGIKTISDDAFLGLRTLKTLLLDQNQISSFSITYSTFHELQKLQVLVLSNNILSTIHGTWFKNTEALIRLHLNGNQLTSINADSFEMANLGNLRILDLSNNFINTIEKRAFHGLLQLMEIDLSRNRLALIPDTFSPLSQLKLLSLDQNWWNCTCKLYDLASFLRKYVNSSKILRNPENMNCRASENPSVTNLLELTEVNCKSALKQPPRILKGERKNYGRNTALVAVFSFVGGVGLTCLVLAFFNRKLQPGKANEHPSENCCCRVLDESQCGHESRNYLTKGYCNCHLTWENEIKVMSRLGAGEEMPYLQKNSHQETIKPECKCTGLKIPFGSIQSENEPMKKNHFLCLKCRLLQSFPQKSSGNIAVTNETELPLQKHFQRTQHSENSGQFEEDSLNARLKDDANFNQGIRSDTLQGRCSRPAHALAKEKLGECLANELCQSLSQTEYDGCFKSYKQRHLITALSSATDTPEESKEHCAQAALESHRSQCGFLARSRNISPQLDNLFICKYIDCDKNQDYPKVKEQNCGKSIRLEAEQSEAKGTRSGGYCVNAADIPLLPTIKKIKKPKQVSFYIPDLATIKRANVTTSGLSEKRFPQNKRCHEQIQRNQSPSWARLLSDSEAKIKERKPSSPLMGPHGEKENELIQNYKINMKIPNSLTVKLNLHPFRKGKIQPKELLHKKSLEQCSCGQPTRLLHTSKMEEKQKKRKKNSEYSMATQERFESSKDSICNRVAVEKISEETGKDVEISTSGSFNNSPALNIIKASSSTKHLQPPTTSPIFLVNRTSRMTVPIIPLSSGHSPNISPNITNNISTSLSSKKLKSDTSDTEVFFFHQNSLQRESKEKYHCLSPASLSQADNLDFQKSSSGDYMHSQQKMESIMHSMSVDHFGDQLLKGQNENLTRKDELVGQEKVNESESVQENLSGMKSQNFVEIPPSNAHQIISKKDANRLVSPVHLSTAFPNSQAIKEGLQINIREEDETTQQLRSDFKTESNSNLIPNAPMDSTGPKEEGAQTGDEWDNNKANALHKNIDKVAIISNAFSIPSSSETGSLYLNKNMDSPKNHNVHMDNDHNLQKNLDNPFDEDSTEHKEGKIPLPTNQEPPLLAEFKDVIYEQRTETSLLFCNINKAEISVPMSSPSPTSIDYNKVFPLQVEQSKSNSSNNTYVLP